One window from the genome of Anguilla rostrata isolate EN2019 chromosome 5, ASM1855537v3, whole genome shotgun sequence encodes:
- the LOC135254957 gene encoding aminopeptidase N-like, translating to MGKGFYISRSAGRVAFLLVVAAAATIVALSIIYAQEKSKNLATNGGGGVGATTAPAPTPALMSSNDSWDQYRLPDTLRPEFYNLTMWPRLQMDQNGMYIFTGSSSVVFTCMKETDLILIHSNKLNLTTFDGHLARLTTVGSATGPAIEATWLQVETQYLVVQLSGMLTVGQSYQLYTEFQGELADDLGGFYRSEYVEDGVKKVVATTQMQATDARKAFPCFDEPAMKAIFHITLIHEPGTVALSNGMDKETVNTTIEGTKVTVTKFEPTKRMSTYLLAFIVCDFAYVSAPEDRDNVLIRIWARRKAIEKGQGEYAHNVTGRILKFYESYFNVTYPLSKSDQVALPDFNAGAMENWGLVTYRETALLYDPHISSTGNKERVLTVISHELAHMWFGNLVTLRWWNDLWLNEGFASYVEYLGANHAEPTWNMKDTIVLNDVHRVFAIDALASSHPLSSSEDEIKMPNDISQLFDTISYSKGASVLRMLSEFLSEPVFVQGLSAYLNQFAYSNTVYKDLWNHLQKAVDSTPSLSLPHSVNDIMNRWILQMGFPVVTIDTRTGGLSQNHFLLDSESVVDRPSEFNYEWYIPITWKKAGAEQEPFWLLQKTDSYSPLAATGNEWVLANVNVTGYYRVNYDSDNWERLLNQLNSDHQLIPVINRAQIVDDAFNLARAKIINITLALRTTVYLSEEREFMPWESAIDNLNYFFLMFDRSEVYGPMQAYFKKLVTPLLSYFQRTTLNWTRVSSSHADQYNQVNAIWLACKTGVESCQALTKGWFKQWMQDPANNPIHPNLRTTVYCSAIAAGGAEEWEFGWEMFKNASIASEADKLRYALACTKQPWLLNRYLEYTLDPTKIRKQDATSTIVYVARNVVGQTLAWDFLRERWEYIFTQYGSSSFSFASLISGVTKRFSSKFELQQLQQFMKDNENVGFGSGALALEQSIASTTANLKWLAENKEPVLNWFISQSK from the exons ATGGGGAAAGGATTCTACATCAGCAGATCTGCAGGACGGGTGGCCTTCCTGCTTGTAGTGGCCGCTGCAGCGACAATTGTCGCCCTCTCCATCATCTACGCTCAAGAGAAGTCCAAAAACTTGGCGACCAATGGCGGTGGTGGAGTGGGTGCTACGACAgctcctgcccccaccccagccctaATGTCCTCGAATGACTCATGGGACCAGTACAGGCTCCCAGACACACTGAGGCCTGAATTCTACAACCTGACCATGTGGCCCAGGCTGCAAATGGACCAGAATGGCATGTACATCTTCACTGGGAGCTCCAGCGTGGTCTTCACCTGCATGAAGGAAACAGACTTGATCCTCATCCACTCCAACAAGCTGAATCTCACCACCTTTGATGGTCACCTCGCCAGGCTGACCACGGTGGGCTCTGCCACTGGACCTGCCATTGAGGCCACCTGGCTGCAGGTGGAGACGCAGTACCTGGTGGTCCAGCTCAGTGGCATGCTGACTGTGGGACAGTCCTACCAGCTGTACACCGAGTTTCAGGGGGAGCTGGCCGATGACCTTGGAGGCTTCTACAGGAGCGAATATGTCGAGGATGGAGTTAAGAA AGTGGTTGCCACCACTCAGATGCAGGCCACAGATGCCAGGAAGGCCTTCCCCTGCTTTGACGAGCCAGCGATGAAAGCCATCTTCCACATCACACTGATCCATGAGCCTGGGACTGTGGCCCTGTCTAACGGCATGGATAAGG AGACGGTTAACACCACTATTGAAGGCACCAAAGTCACCGTGACTAAGTTTGAGCCCACAAAGAGGATGTCAACCTACCTCCTGGCTTTTATCGTCTGTGATTTTGCCTATGTCTCTGCCCCAGAGGACAGAGATAATGTTTTG attcGAATCTGGGCTCGCAGAAAGGCCATTGAAAAAGGACAGGGAGAGTATGCGCACAATGTGACAGGACGAATCCTCAAGTTTTATGAAAGCTACTTTAATGTCACCTACCCCCTGTCTAAGTCAG ATCAGGTCGCTCTACCTGACTTCAATGCCGGGGCGATGGAGAACTGGGGGCTTGTCACCTACAGAGAGACAGCTCTGCTCTATGACCCTCATATTTCCTCCACTGGGAACAAGGAGAGAGTTCTGACCGTCATTTCCCACGAACTGGCTCACATG TGGTTTGGGAACCTGGTGACTCTgaggtggtggaatgacctgtGGTTGAATGAGGGCTTTGCCTCTTACGTGGAATACCTGGGCGCCAACCATGCTGAACCCACCTGGAACATG AAAGACACAATCGTCCTCAACGATGTCCACAGGGTGTTTGCGATCGACGCCCTGGCCTCTTCTCACCCACTGTCCTCCAGCGAGGACGAGATCAAAATGCCGAATGACATCAGCCAGTTGTTTGACACCATCTCCTACAGCAAG GGGGCATCGGTGCTGAGGATGCTCTCTGAGTTCCTGTCAGAACCGGTCTTCGTTCAAGGACTCAGT GCCTACTTGAACCAGTTTGCATACAGTAACACTGTATATAAAGACCTCTGGAATCACCTTCAAAAG GCAGTGGACAGCACCCCGAGCCTGTCTCTCCCGCACAGTGTGAACGACATCATGAATCGCTGGATACTCCAGATGGGGTTCCCGGTGGTCACTATCGACACTCGCACAGGAGGGCTTTCCCAGAACCACTTCCTCCTGGACTCTGAGTCTGTTGTTGATAGACCATCTGAATTCAA CTATGAGTGGTATATCCCCATCACATGGAAAAAGGCAGGTGCGGAACAGGAACCTTTTTGGCTGCTGCAGAAAACAG ATTCCTACAGTCCTCTGGCAGCAACTGGGAATGAGTGGGTTCTAGCTAACGTGAACGTCACTGGGTACTACAGAGTGAACTATGATAGCGACAATTGGGAACGCCTCCTGAACCAGCTGAACTCTGACCACCAG CTGATTCCAGTCATCAACCGGGCCCAGATTGTGGATGATGCTTTTAACCTCGCTAG GGCaaaaattataaacattactttggCTCTGAGAACAACTGTGTACCTATCTGAAGAAAGAGAGTTCATGCCATGGGAGTCAGCCATCGATAACCTGAACTATTTCTTCCTCATGTTCGATCGCAGTGAGGTCTACGGACCAATGCAG GCTTATTTCAAGAAGCTTGTCACACCTCTCTTGTCATATTTCCAGAGGACTACTTTGAACTGGACTAGGGTATCCTCTAGCCATGCTGACCA GTATAACCAGGTAAATGCCATTTGGCTGGCCTGTAAAACCGGGGTGGAGAGCTGCCAGGCCCTGACCAAAGGCTGGTTCAAACAGTGGATGCAGGACCCAGCCAATAACCC GATACATCCCAATCTGAGGACAACAGTGTACTGCAGCGCCATTGCGGCAGGGGGCGCTGAAGAGTGGGAATTTGGCTGGGAGATGTTCAAGAATGCCTCCATTGCCTCAGAGGCGGATAAGCTGCGATACGCCCTGGCCTGTACCAAGCAGCCCTGGCTGCTGAACAG GTACTTGGAATACACCTTGGATCCAACTAAAATTCGGAAGCAGGACGCCACTTCCACCATCGTGTATGTTGCCAGAAATGTGGTGGGACAGACTTTGGCCTGGGACTTTctcagagagagatgggagtacatttttacaca ATATGGCAGCAGTTCCTTCTCATTCGCAAGTCTCATTAGTGGAGTGACTAAGAGGTTTTCAAGTAAATTTGAGCTCCAGCAG
- the LOC135254955 gene encoding rho-related GTP-binding protein RhoA-B-like has translation MAAIRKKLVIVGNGACGKTCLLIVFSKDQFPEVYVPTVFENYVADIEVDGKQVELALWDTAGQEDYDRLCPLSYPDTDVILMCFSIDKPASLENIPEKWTPGVKDFCPNVPIIPVGNMKDLHNDEHTRRELAEMKQEPVRQEEWRDMANRIKAFGYMECSAKTKDGVRKVFEMATRVAQQARRGKKSNKCLLL, from the coding sequence ATGGCAGCCATCAGGAAAAAGCTGGTGATTGTGGGCAATGGTGCATGTGGGAAAACATGCCTTCTGATCGTGTTCAGTAAGGACCAGTTTCCTGAGGTCTACGTCCCCACTGTCTTTGAGAACTACGTCGCCGATATCGAGGTGGATGGCAAACAGGTGGAGCTGGCTCTGTGGGACACGGCAGGTCAGGAGGACTATGACCGGCTTTGTCCTCTCTCCTACCCTGACACCGATGTCATCCTCATGTGCTTCTCCATCGACAAGCCAGCCAGTTTGGAGAACATTCCAGAGAAGTGGACCCCTGGGGTGAAGGACTTCTGTCCCAATGTTCCCATAATCCCTGTGGGCAACATGAAGGATCTCCACAACGATGAACACACACGCCGGGAACTGGCGGAAATGAAACAGGAGCCAGTGAGGCAGGAGGAATGGCGGGATATGGCCAATCGTATCAAAGCTTTCGGCTACATGGAGTgttcagcaaaaacaaaggatggAGTGAGGAAGGTGTTTGAAATGGCCACTAGGGTGGCGCAGCAGGCacgcagagggaaaaagagCAACAAATGCCTCCTGCTATAA